Part of the Cryptosporangium arvum DSM 44712 genome, AGGTACTGCCGGACGAGCCCGACGCGGCCACCGCGCTGCGTGCCGGGGCCGCCCTGGTCACCGCGAGCGGCGACAAGCTGCTCGGCGGACCGCAGGCGGGGCTGCTGCTCGGCACGGCCCCGCTGGTGGAGCGGCTACGGCGGCACCCGCTGGCCCGCGCGCTGCGGGTGGACAAGCTGACGCTGGCCGCGCTGGAGGCCACGCTCACCGGTCCGGACACGCCGACGCGGGTGGCGCTGGAGGCGGACGTGCCGTCGCTGCGTGAACGCTGCCGCGCGCTGGCGGCGGCGCTGCGGGCCGAGGGCGTCGCGGCCGACGCGGAGCCGAGCGACGGGGTGGTGGGTGGGGGCGGTGCGCCCGGGGTGGTGCTGCCCTCGTACGCGGTGACGCTGCCGGAGAGCTGGGCGGCGGCGCTGCGGGCGGGAGATCCGCCGGTGGTGGGCCGGGTGGAGCGGGGGGCGCTCCGGCTGGACCTGCGGTGCGTACCGCCGTCGGCCGACGCCTCGCTGCTGGCCGCCGTGCTCGACGCCGCCAGGAGTCCGGGCGGGGACGACGGATGCACGTCGTAGCCACGGCGGGGCACGTGGACCACGGGAAGTCGACGCTGGTCCGGGCCCTGACCGGGATGGAGCCCGACCGGTGGGCCGAGGAGCGCCGCCGGGGCATGACGATCGACCTCGGGTTCGCCTGGACGAGGTTGCCCGGCGGCGCCGAGGTGGCGTTCGTGGACGTGCCCGGACACGAGCGCTTCGTGCCGAACATGCTGGCGGGGGTCGGCCCGGTCCCGGCCGCGATGCTCGTCGTGGCCGCGGACTCCGGGTGGATGCCGCAGACCGCGGAGCACGTGGCGGCGCTGGACGCGCTCGGGGTCTCCCACGCGCTGCTGGCGGTGACGCGTTCGGACCTCGCCGATCCCGCGCCCGCGATCGCCACGGTACGCGACCGGCTCCGCGGGACCTCGCTCGACGGGCTGCCCGCGGTGGCGGTGAGCGGCGCGACCGGCGACGGGCTCGGCGCGCTGCGATCGCGGCTCGAGGAGCTGGTCGCGCGGTTGCCGGCCCCCGACGTCACCGCACCCGTGCGGCTGTGGGTGGACCGGTCGTTCACGATCCGCGGCAGCGGCACCGTGGTGACCGGCACGCTCAGTGCGGGCACCCTCCGCGTCGGTGACGAACTCACGCTCGGCGGGCGACGCGTGCACGTGCGCGGCCTGCAGGCGCTCGGCGTCGCCCACGACACCGTGGCCGCGGTGGCCCGGGTCGCCGTGAACCTGCGCAACGTCGACCGCGACGACGTCCACCGCGGCGACGCTCTCCGGACGCCGGGGGCGTGGACCTCCACCGGGCTCGTGGACGTCCGGGTCGACGGCGACGACCTCGACTCGGCCCCCACCACCCTCACCCTGCACGTCGGCTCGGCCGCCGTCCCGGTACGGGTCCGCCCGCTGCGCGGCCCTTCCGTTCCCCCGCCCGAGCCGGCGCCCGGCGCCGGAAGCGGCACGACGGCCGGATCCGGGTCCGCCGGTGGAAATTCTCCGGCGCGTCCGCCCGGAGGTCACGGGCAGTTCGCACGGCTCGCGCTGGCGGCGCCGCTGCCGCTGGTGGCGTCGGACCGGGCGCTGCTCCGCGACCCCGGTGCTCACCGGGTGATCGGGCGGATCACCGTTCTGGACACCGATCCTCCTCCCCTCACCCGCCGCGGCGCCGCGGCCGCCCGCGCCACCGCTCTGGCCGCCGTGAGCGGCGCTGCCGCCACCCAGGGCCGGGCCGGGAACGGCGCGGAGCAACTCGGACACCGGCTGTTGCGCGCGCGCACGGCACTGCGCGCCGCGGAGCTGCGTGGCCTCGGCGCCCTCCCGCCCCCCGACGCCCTCCGCGCCGGCGACTGGCTCCTCGACGCCGGCCACGCCACCGACCTGCGTGAACGACTCGCCGCCCTGCTCGCCGAGCACCGGGGCTCCGCCCGCCTCGACGCCGGCCCCACCGTCGAGGCGGCCCGGAACGCGCTCGATCTCCCCGATCGTGTCCTCCTGCTGGCTCTCGTCCAGCCGCCGCTCACCGTCCGCGACGGCCGGGTCGTCGACCGCGACGCTCCCCCGGCCCTGCCCGCCGCGGTCACCACGGCCCTCGAAACGCTCGCCGACGAGTTCGCCGCCCACCCGTTCCGCGCCCCGGAGGCCAACCGGCTCACCGCGCTCGGGCTCGGGCCGCGGGAGCTCGCCGCCGCCGAGCGGGCCGGGGCGGTGCTCCGCCTCGGCGACAACGTCGTCCTGCGGCCCGGCGCCGACGACCACGCGGTCCGGGTGCTGGACACGCTGGATCAGCCGTTCACCACGAGCCAGGCCCGACAGGCCCTGGACACCAGCCGCCGGGTGGTGCTCCCGCTGCTCGCGCTGCTCGATCGCCAGCTCCGCACCCGCCGGTTCCCCGACGACCGGCGCGAGGTCACGAGCACGTCGAACGCGCCCTGATACACGTCGAGACGAGGTTCACGATTCCCGCCGAACCCGGCCGCCGTCACTTACCGTGATCGGTATGGCTCCCCGCTTAACCGTCGCCGAGTTCGTGCGTGAGGTCCTCGACCAGCGCACCCCGCTGTTCTACGCGATCGCCGTGGTCCTCGGCGC contains:
- the selB gene encoding selenocysteine-specific translation elongation factor, giving the protein MHVVATAGHVDHGKSTLVRALTGMEPDRWAEERRRGMTIDLGFAWTRLPGGAEVAFVDVPGHERFVPNMLAGVGPVPAAMLVVAADSGWMPQTAEHVAALDALGVSHALLAVTRSDLADPAPAIATVRDRLRGTSLDGLPAVAVSGATGDGLGALRSRLEELVARLPAPDVTAPVRLWVDRSFTIRGSGTVVTGTLSAGTLRVGDELTLGGRRVHVRGLQALGVAHDTVAAVARVAVNLRNVDRDDVHRGDALRTPGAWTSTGLVDVRVDGDDLDSAPTTLTLHVGSAAVPVRVRPLRGPSVPPPEPAPGAGSGTTAGSGSAGGNSPARPPGGHGQFARLALAAPLPLVASDRALLRDPGAHRVIGRITVLDTDPPPLTRRGAAAARATALAAVSGAAATQGRAGNGAEQLGHRLLRARTALRAAELRGLGALPPPDALRAGDWLLDAGHATDLRERLAALLAEHRGSARLDAGPTVEAARNALDLPDRVLLLALVQPPLTVRDGRVVDRDAPPALPAAVTTALETLADEFAAHPFRAPEANRLTALGLGPRELAAAERAGAVLRLGDNVVLRPGADDHAVRVLDTLDQPFTTSQARQALDTSRRVVLPLLALLDRQLRTRRFPDDRREVTSTSNAP